In Equus asinus isolate D_3611 breed Donkey chromosome 13, EquAss-T2T_v2, whole genome shotgun sequence, one DNA window encodes the following:
- the GGA3 gene encoding ADP-ribosylation factor-binding protein GGA3 isoform X2 yields the protein MAEAEGESLESWLNKATNPSNRQEDWEYIIGFCDQINKELEGPQIAVRLLAHKIQSPQEWEAVQALTVLEACMKNCGRRFHNEVGKFRFLNELIKVVSPKYLGDRVSEKVKTKVIELLYSWTLALPEESKIKDAYHMLKRQGIVQSDPLIPVDRTLIPSPPPRPKNPVFDDEEKSKLLAKLLKSKNPDDLQEANKLIKSMVKEDEARIQKVTKRLHTLEEVNNNVKLLNEMLLHYSKEDSSEADKELMKELFDRCENKRRTLFKLASETEDNDNSLGDILQASDNLSRVINSYKTIVEGQVINGEVATSALPDSEGNNHSSNQGTLIDLAELEAPSSSSPVLAPAPPSSGIPILPPPPQTSGPGRSQSSSQGEAPPGPNSTSSALCLLDEELLCLGLTDPAPSAPPRESAGNSQWPLFQNEQSDLDFFGPKPGTAACSPSDGPLLQPSAAPAGNSQAPLPPSFPAPVVPASVPAPKAGSFFPTGLAPASAPKAEATVPGHHASALGNSTLHQLDALDQLLEEAKVTSGLAKPISSNFFPGAATSSLISTTTPARPLLPFSTGPGSPLFQPPAFQSQGSPMKGPELSLASVHVPLESIKPSSALPVTAYDKNGFRILFHFAKECPPGRPDVLVVVVSMLNTAPLPIKSIVLQAAVPKSMKVKLQPPSGTELSPFSPIQPPAAITQVMLLANPLKEKARLRYRLTFALGEQLSTEVGEVDQFPPVEQWGNL from the exons ATGGCGGAGGCGGAAGGGGAGAGTCTGGAGTCCTGGCTGA ATAAAGCCACCAATCCTTCCAACCGCCAGGAGGACTGGGAATACATAATTGGCTTCTGTGATCAGATCAACAAAGAGCTTGAAGG GCCACAGATCGCTGTCCGACTGCTGGCCCATAAGATCCAGTCTCCGCAGGAATGGGAGGCAGTCCAGGCCCTGACG GTGCTGGAGGCGTGTATGAAGAACTGTGGGAGGAGGTTTCATAATGAAGTGGGAAAGTTCCGGTTTTTGAATGAGTTAATCAAAGTCGTCTCTCCAAAG TACCTGGGGGACAGGGTGTCTGAGAAAGTGAAGACCAAGGTTATCGAGCTCCTTTACAGCTGGACCTTGGCTCTGCCAGAAGAATCAAAGATCAAGGATGCCTACCACATGTTGAAGAGACAGG GCATAGTGCAGTCTGACCCACTCATCCCTGTGGACAGGACACTGATCCCTTCTCCACCGCCTCGTCCCAAAAACCCTGTTTTTGATGATGAGGAGAAATCCAAG CTTTTAGCCAAGTTGTTGAAAAGCAAAAACCCAGATGACCTGCAAGAGGCCAACAAGCTCATCAAGTCCATGGTGAAAGAA GATGAGGCGCGAATCCAGAAGGTAACCAAGCGTCTACACACTTTAGAGGAAGTTAATAACAATGTAAAGCTGCTCAATGAGATGCTGCTTCATTACAGCAAAGAGGATTCTTCAGAAGCAGATAAGGAGCTCATGAAG GAGCTGTTTGATCGGTGTGAGAACAAGAGGCGGACgttattcaaactagccagtgAGACAGAGGACAATGACAATAGTTTGG GGGACATCCTGCAGGCCAGTGACAACCTCTCCCGGGTCATCAACTCTTATAAAACAATCGTTGAAGGGCAGGTCATCAATGGTGAGGTGGCTACGTCAGCCTTGCCTGACTCTGAAG GAAACAACCACTCCAGTAACCAAGGCACTCTCATTGACCTTGCTGAGTTGGAGGCACCAAGCAGCTCGTCCCCAGTGTTGGCGCCTGCGCCCCCCTCCTCTGGCATCCCtatcctccctccacccccacagaCCTCGGGACCTGGGCGCAGCCAGTCCTCCAGCCAGGGTGAGGCCCCCCCCGGGCCCAACAGCACAAGCAGTGCCCTCTGTCTGCTGGATGAGGAGCTGCTCTGCTTGG GCCTCactgacccagcccccagtgctCCGCCCAGAGAGTCAGCTGGAAACAGCCAGTGGCCCCTGTTCCAG AATGAACAGTCGGACCTGGACTTCTTTGGCCCCAAACCTGGGACTGCTGCCTGTAGCCCCTCAGACGGGCCTCTCCTCCAGCCCTCAGCAGCCCCTGCAGGCAACTCCCAGGCTCCACTGCCACCCTCCTTCCCAGCTCCTGTGGTCCCAGCCAGTGTTCCTGCCCCCAAAGCCGGCTCCTTCTTCCCTACTGGCTTGGCCCCAGCTTCGGCCCCAAAGGCTGAGGCCACAGTGCCCGGGCACCATGCCTCAGCTTTGGGCAATAGCACCCTGCACCAGCTGGATGCCCTCGATCAGCTTCTGGAAGAGGCCAAAGT GACCTCAGGCCTGGCGAAACCCATCTCCTCCAACTTCTTCCCTGGGGCTGCCACCTCCTCTCTtatctccaccaccaccccagctaggcctctcctccccttctccacgGGGCCTGGCAGCCCTCTCTTCCAGCCACCTGCCTTCCAGTCCCAGGGCAGCCCCATGAAGGGGCCTGAGCTCTCCTTGGCCAGTGTGCACGTCCCCCTGGAATCTATCAAGCCTA GCAGTGCCCTTCCTGTGACAGCCTATGATAAAAACGGCTTCCGCATCCTCTTCCACTTTGCCAAGGAGTGTCCACCAGGACGGCCCGACGTGCTGGTGGTGGTAGTGTCCATGCTGAATACAGCTCCCTTGCCTATCAAGAGCATCGTGCTGCAGGCCGCAGTGCCCAAG TCAATGAAGGTGAAGTTGCAGCCACCGTCTGGGACAGAACTCTCTCCATTTAGCCCCATCCAGCCACCTGCAGCCATCACCCAGGTCATGTTGCTGGCCAATCCACTGAAG GAGAAAGCAAGGCTTCGGTATAGGCTGACCTTCGCCCTGGGGGAGCAGCTGAGCACGGAGGTGGGTGAGGTGGACCAGTTCCCGCCTGTGGAGCAGTGGGGGAACCTATGA
- the GGA3 gene encoding ADP-ribosylation factor-binding protein GGA3 isoform X1 — protein MAEAEGESLESWLKELNLLKDKATNPSNRQEDWEYIIGFCDQINKELEGPQIAVRLLAHKIQSPQEWEAVQALTVLEACMKNCGRRFHNEVGKFRFLNELIKVVSPKYLGDRVSEKVKTKVIELLYSWTLALPEESKIKDAYHMLKRQGIVQSDPLIPVDRTLIPSPPPRPKNPVFDDEEKSKLLAKLLKSKNPDDLQEANKLIKSMVKEDEARIQKVTKRLHTLEEVNNNVKLLNEMLLHYSKEDSSEADKELMKELFDRCENKRRTLFKLASETEDNDNSLGDILQASDNLSRVINSYKTIVEGQVINGEVATSALPDSEGNNHSSNQGTLIDLAELEAPSSSSPVLAPAPPSSGIPILPPPPQTSGPGRSQSSSQGEAPPGPNSTSSALCLLDEELLCLGLTDPAPSAPPRESAGNSQWPLFQNEQSDLDFFGPKPGTAACSPSDGPLLQPSAAPAGNSQAPLPPSFPAPVVPASVPAPKAGSFFPTGLAPASAPKAEATVPGHHASALGNSTLHQLDALDQLLEEAKVTSGLAKPISSNFFPGAATSSLISTTTPARPLLPFSTGPGSPLFQPPAFQSQGSPMKGPELSLASVHVPLESIKPSSALPVTAYDKNGFRILFHFAKECPPGRPDVLVVVVSMLNTAPLPIKSIVLQAAVPKSMKVKLQPPSGTELSPFSPIQPPAAITQVMLLANPLKEKARLRYRLTFALGEQLSTEVGEVDQFPPVEQWGNL, from the exons ATGGCGGAGGCGGAAGGGGAGAGTCTGGAGTCCTGGCTGA AAGAGCTTAACCTCCTCAAGG ATAAAGCCACCAATCCTTCCAACCGCCAGGAGGACTGGGAATACATAATTGGCTTCTGTGATCAGATCAACAAAGAGCTTGAAGG GCCACAGATCGCTGTCCGACTGCTGGCCCATAAGATCCAGTCTCCGCAGGAATGGGAGGCAGTCCAGGCCCTGACG GTGCTGGAGGCGTGTATGAAGAACTGTGGGAGGAGGTTTCATAATGAAGTGGGAAAGTTCCGGTTTTTGAATGAGTTAATCAAAGTCGTCTCTCCAAAG TACCTGGGGGACAGGGTGTCTGAGAAAGTGAAGACCAAGGTTATCGAGCTCCTTTACAGCTGGACCTTGGCTCTGCCAGAAGAATCAAAGATCAAGGATGCCTACCACATGTTGAAGAGACAGG GCATAGTGCAGTCTGACCCACTCATCCCTGTGGACAGGACACTGATCCCTTCTCCACCGCCTCGTCCCAAAAACCCTGTTTTTGATGATGAGGAGAAATCCAAG CTTTTAGCCAAGTTGTTGAAAAGCAAAAACCCAGATGACCTGCAAGAGGCCAACAAGCTCATCAAGTCCATGGTGAAAGAA GATGAGGCGCGAATCCAGAAGGTAACCAAGCGTCTACACACTTTAGAGGAAGTTAATAACAATGTAAAGCTGCTCAATGAGATGCTGCTTCATTACAGCAAAGAGGATTCTTCAGAAGCAGATAAGGAGCTCATGAAG GAGCTGTTTGATCGGTGTGAGAACAAGAGGCGGACgttattcaaactagccagtgAGACAGAGGACAATGACAATAGTTTGG GGGACATCCTGCAGGCCAGTGACAACCTCTCCCGGGTCATCAACTCTTATAAAACAATCGTTGAAGGGCAGGTCATCAATGGTGAGGTGGCTACGTCAGCCTTGCCTGACTCTGAAG GAAACAACCACTCCAGTAACCAAGGCACTCTCATTGACCTTGCTGAGTTGGAGGCACCAAGCAGCTCGTCCCCAGTGTTGGCGCCTGCGCCCCCCTCCTCTGGCATCCCtatcctccctccacccccacagaCCTCGGGACCTGGGCGCAGCCAGTCCTCCAGCCAGGGTGAGGCCCCCCCCGGGCCCAACAGCACAAGCAGTGCCCTCTGTCTGCTGGATGAGGAGCTGCTCTGCTTGG GCCTCactgacccagcccccagtgctCCGCCCAGAGAGTCAGCTGGAAACAGCCAGTGGCCCCTGTTCCAG AATGAACAGTCGGACCTGGACTTCTTTGGCCCCAAACCTGGGACTGCTGCCTGTAGCCCCTCAGACGGGCCTCTCCTCCAGCCCTCAGCAGCCCCTGCAGGCAACTCCCAGGCTCCACTGCCACCCTCCTTCCCAGCTCCTGTGGTCCCAGCCAGTGTTCCTGCCCCCAAAGCCGGCTCCTTCTTCCCTACTGGCTTGGCCCCAGCTTCGGCCCCAAAGGCTGAGGCCACAGTGCCCGGGCACCATGCCTCAGCTTTGGGCAATAGCACCCTGCACCAGCTGGATGCCCTCGATCAGCTTCTGGAAGAGGCCAAAGT GACCTCAGGCCTGGCGAAACCCATCTCCTCCAACTTCTTCCCTGGGGCTGCCACCTCCTCTCTtatctccaccaccaccccagctaggcctctcctccccttctccacgGGGCCTGGCAGCCCTCTCTTCCAGCCACCTGCCTTCCAGTCCCAGGGCAGCCCCATGAAGGGGCCTGAGCTCTCCTTGGCCAGTGTGCACGTCCCCCTGGAATCTATCAAGCCTA GCAGTGCCCTTCCTGTGACAGCCTATGATAAAAACGGCTTCCGCATCCTCTTCCACTTTGCCAAGGAGTGTCCACCAGGACGGCCCGACGTGCTGGTGGTGGTAGTGTCCATGCTGAATACAGCTCCCTTGCCTATCAAGAGCATCGTGCTGCAGGCCGCAGTGCCCAAG TCAATGAAGGTGAAGTTGCAGCCACCGTCTGGGACAGAACTCTCTCCATTTAGCCCCATCCAGCCACCTGCAGCCATCACCCAGGTCATGTTGCTGGCCAATCCACTGAAG GAGAAAGCAAGGCTTCGGTATAGGCTGACCTTCGCCCTGGGGGAGCAGCTGAGCACGGAGGTGGGTGAGGTGGACCAGTTCCCGCCTGTGGAGCAGTGGGGGAACCTATGA